A genomic segment from Phragmites australis chromosome 6, lpPhrAust1.1, whole genome shotgun sequence encodes:
- the LOC133922765 gene encoding cyclin-P4-1-like: protein MATTYGAAPVPRVVAVLAGLLERAAERGDGEGSAGATAFRGRTRPGIAVRRYAERIYRYAGCSPACFVVAYVYLDRLAQRREEEEQAEVVDSYSVHRLLITTVMVAAKFMDDIHYNNAYFARVGGVLVSEMNGLELELLFALRFRLNVTPATFARYCAALEGEMTMEPAVQDPVPLPSPSPEEERRRDQALKDAAAATVASRAFAAAQRAVGITQ from the exons ATGGCGACGACGTATGGCGCCGCGCCCGTGCCTAGGGTGGTCGCCGTCCTCGCCGGGCTGCTCGAGCGCGCGGCGgagcgcggcgacggcgagggtaGCGCCGGCGCGACGGCGTTCCGCGGGCGGACGAGGCCGGGGATCGCCGTGCGGCGGTACGCGGAGCGGATATACCGGTACGCCGGGTGCAGCCCGGCGTGCTTCGTTGTGGCCTACGTCTACCTCGACCGCCTCGCccagcgccgggaggaggaagagcaggCGGAGGTGGTGGACTCGTACAGCGTGCACCGCCTGCTCATCACCACCGTCATGGTCGCCGCCAAGTTCATGGACGACAT CCACTACAACAACGCCTACTTCGCGCGCGTGGGGGGCGTGTTGGTGTCGGAGATGAACGGCCTGGAGTTGGAGCTCCTCTTCGCCCTGCGCTTCCGCCTCAACGTCACGCCCGCCACCTTCGCCCGCTACTGCGCCGCGCTCGAGGGCGAGATGACGATGGAGCCCGCCGTTCAGGACCCCGTGCCGCTGCCTTCGCCGTCTCCGGAGGAGGAGCGCCGCCGTGACCAGGCGCTCAAGGACGCCGCCGCAGCCACGGTCGCGAGCAGAGCCTTCGCGGCTGCTCAAAGAGCAGTGGGGATCACCCAATGA
- the LOC133922764 gene encoding bax inhibitor 1 has product MDSFYSAPSAANGGWGYDSLKNFRQISPAVQTHLKLVYLTLCVALASSAVGAYLHVAWNIGGILTMLGCVGSIAWLFSVPVYEERKRYGLLMAAALLEGASVGPLIKLAVDFDSSILVTAFVGTAIAFACFSCAAVVAKRREYLYLGGLLSSGLSILLWLQFAASIFGHSTSSFMFEVYFGLLIFLGYMVYDTQEIIERAHHGDMDYIKHALTLFTDFVAVLVRILVIMLKNAADKSEDKKRKKRS; this is encoded by the exons ATGGACTCCTTCTACTCGGCCCCgtcggcggcgaacggcggctgGGGCTACGACTCCCTCAAGAACTTCCGTCAGATCTCCCCCGCCGTTCAGACCCACCTCAAGCTC GTCTACCTGACCCTATGCGTGGCGCTGGCCTCGTCGGCGGTGGGCGCTTACCTGCACGTCGCCTGGAACATTGGTGGGATTCTGACCATGCTCGGGTGCGTGGGCAGCATCGCGTGGTTGTTCTCGGTGCCTGTCTACGAGGAG AGGAAGAGGTATGGATTGTTGATGGCTGCTGCCCTCCTGGAAGGGGCGTCGGTTGGACCTCTGATCAAGCTCGCTGTAGACTTTGACTCAAG CATCCTCGTGACAGCATTTGTTGGAACCGCCATTGCGTTCGCGTGCTTCTCTTGCGCCGCCGTCGTAGCCAAGCGCAGGGAGTACCTCTACCTTGGTGGTCTGCTTTCTTCTGGCCTCTCCATCCTGCTCTGGCTGCAGTTCGCCGCTTCCATCTTTGGTCACTCCACTAGCAGCTTCATGTTTGAG GTTTACTTTGGCCTGTTGATCTTCCTGGGGTACATGGTGTATGACACTCAGGAGATCATCGAGAGGGCTCACCACGGCGACATGGACTACATCAAGCACGCTCTCACCCTCTTCACCGACTTCGTGGCTGTCCTTGTCCGCATCCTCGTCATCATG CTCAAGAACGCAGCTGACAAGTCGGAggacaagaagaggaagaagaggtcgTGA